In a single window of the Nicotiana tomentosiformis chromosome 10, ASM39032v3, whole genome shotgun sequence genome:
- the LOC138899651 gene encoding uncharacterized protein isoform X1, translating into MAPKEDRKDPAWAYSERVCETNKMAIRCLFCDKISNGGIYRQKAHLIGGDPNIASCPKVPSHVKEDLKAFLHKKKELKTQLIHEQELYNLDDDDETKEGDDASSLLPKSQKWGRMQPMSSSCGSTGKTKGPMDCYFSQKSGDKEEKSGNSQIDAKTILRDRAITMFARWIYDAGLPFNCVNYTDTFSAFIEAVGQYGPGMKPPTYHEVRGPYLKKEVAEVNKIVEEHKVEWNKFGCSIMMDKWTARNGKMIINILVNSPKGSLFLESVDASDSSTDSTKMYSLFKSTKCCSSCHGQRQ; encoded by the coding sequence ATGGCGCCAAAAGAAGATAGGAAAGATCCGGCTTGGGCTTACTCTGAAAGAGTTTGCGAGACCAACAAGATGGCAATTAGATGTCTTTTTTGTGACAAGATTTCAAATGGAGGAATCTATCGTCAAAAAGCGCATCTAATCGGTGGTGATCCAAATATCGCATCTTGTCCTAAAGTTCCGTCGCATGTGAAGGAAGATTTGAAAGCATTCCTTCATAAAAAGAAAGAGTTAAAGACTCAACTGATTCATGAACAAGAACTATATAATCTTGATGACGATGATGAAACAAAAGAAGGTGACGATGCTTCGTCGCTTCTACCAAAATCACAAAAGTGGGGAAGGATGCAACCAATGTCTTCTAGTTGTGGATCTACTGGCAAGACCAAAGGTCCTATGGATTGTTACTTCTCGCAAAAATCTGGAGATAAGGAAGAAAAAAGTGGTAATTCTCAAATTGATGCCAAAACGATTTTGAGGGATCGTGCAATTACAATGTTTGCGCGGTGGATATATGATGCAGGTCTTCCTTTTAATTGTGTTAATTATACTGACACTTTTTCTGCTTTTATTGAGGCCGTAGGCCAATATGGTCCAGGAATGaagcctccaacatatcatgaagtTAGAGGGCCATATCTAAAAAAAGAGGTGGCAGAGGTGAACAAAATCGTGGAGGAGCACAAAGTAGAATGGAACAAGTTTGGTTGTTCCATTATGATGGATAAGTGGACGGCAAGAAATGGAAAAATGATCATCAATATCTTGGTGAATTCTCCTAAGGGAAGCCTGTTTCTTGAATCCGTTGATGCAAGCGACTCTTCGACTGATTCAACCAAAATGTACTCCTTGTTCAAGAGTACAAAATGTTGTTCAAGTTGTCACGGACAACGCCAGTGA
- the LOC138899651 gene encoding uncharacterized protein isoform X2: MKRFTKQRSLVKPAKTRFATAFLTLHRMYEQKSNLKKLFVSDEYTNSAYGREARGRESADIILSPSFWNNVVHASKIGGPLVKVLRLVDGEQRPPMGYLYEAMDRANEAIQVSFSDQRKYKRVFEIIDKRWDSKLHSPLHAAGLVLNPQLFYDNEERILGDEPLWNRYYECIEKLIPEESVQDKITEQFSIYRNAEQLFGKNMAIRQRKTKSPVE; this comes from the exons ATGAAGAGATTCACTAAACAAAGAAGCTTGGTGAAACCCGCAAAGACAAGATTTGCTACTGCTTTCTTGACTTTGCATAGGATGTATGAGCAAAAAAGCAATTTGAAGAAGTTGTTTGTTTCAGATGAGTACACTAACAGTGCCTATGGAAGGGAAGCTCGAGGGAGAGAATCTGCAGATATTATACTTTCTCCTTCATTCTGGAACAATGTGGTTCATGCATCGAAGATTGGTGGTCCTTTAGTTAAAGTGCTTCGTTTGGTGGATGGGGAGCAAAGGCCACCAATGGGCTACCTGTACGAAGCAATGGATAGGGCAAATGAGGCTATTCAAGTCTCGTTTAGTgatcaaagaaaatacaaaagagtCTTTGAGATCATAGATAAAAGGTGGGATAGTAAGCTTCATAGCCCTTTGCATGCAGCTGGACTTGTTTTGAACCCGCAACTGTTTTATGACAATGAAGAAAGGATTCTAGGAGATGAACCTTTGTGGAATAGATACTATGAATGTATTGAGAAGTTGATACCTGAAGAATCCGTGCAAGATAAAATAACAGAGCAATTTAGTATTTATAGGAATGCTGAGCAACTTTTTGGAAAAAACATGGCGATTAGACAAAGAAAGACGAAGTCACCAG TTGAATAG